In the Amblyomma americanum isolate KBUSLIRL-KWMA unplaced genomic scaffold, ASM5285725v1 scaffold_428, whole genome shotgun sequence genome, agtgatccaaaggggtgaaactctgcaggaaaaccaaatcggtcttcatatccaacgtccccaatcactaaggcctaaattacgagcattgtagaagatgcaatatgtggcattgcacttaagcatacagcaattgtcatggtcaaagctacgtaggcatatcataagcaagacgcctgtagtacttttttttttattgtccgttaTGTTTCCTATCTTTTTCCATCGAGAACTAATGGTAATCCAGAgtagtttttgcgtgttgtttgttgtgcagtcatttctaaagcaagcatttttgcattgcttcttgcggtactgcagtttgtattttacttacactgcctttctctgcttaattttgcaggctaatatcaaCAAGCCAAGGGatatatgctaccacaggaagaaatcttcaatacctttcctcatagactcaatggcctaatgttcatagtctgtaaaatagcttgttgcatgcacctctgtgcatggtgtatatggacaaaatggggtgcatattgccccatctatcgagagcacagatactgggacatcATTGATGGTTATTGTTTATGATACCATGAGCAGCATggtctaagcataaagaagggtatatGTATGCAGgccaccttgttatcatttgatggagcacagtgcatgcagaacattttttttcccataatctttcaagcagaacattttttttccataatctttcaagatatgtgcagaaagaataaggtgcagcaaaagtaatacattctgagtagtgagtagccattgaatgcatgtgcctttggtcaaccatccttgagatctcgcttctggtgctaaagggccttcagtttttggaaatgtctcgactttcttgttacaatgtcatgcgagtgcatttctcattattttgtttatttaatctgttgtttcttgttttatttttttgcttcaatcatgtttgaggctttatgagcatagaatctgtaccaaagctgcagtaaacagcttttattagtgctcagccagatattcggtgttgaattttaacctgttctgttttacctgatattgagtgaaagccataattggttgatAATTGAAAGTACACATTATAATCTGTTTTATTGTGGTTGGACATAGATGTGTGTTGGTATTTTTGATGTGTCTTTCTCTTGATATTTTTCATGATAAAATCACCTGTTGCAGATTGCTAAGGGGAGATGTGAGTCAAAAAGCGGCGattttcaattaaaaaaattcaatttatttttttttcactgtgtccataactttcatctcctcttttacatataaaaagttcagagctgtaaatcacacagaaattattaaaaaactaggttaatgctgtctaatcaaacactacatttctatgcacaccattttattttgtatcatgctgagtcagtatagtgttctatATGTTGTTTGCAAAGGCCTTACActtttttgaaaaagaactctGGCTAATGTTTGTTTAATAATATTTCATAAAAActttttattcatattcaatatttgcagactcctaataattgcgcatttgggttggtgggaattatttctttgccatgttgccatgtttctagcataaatccaaaaagtttcaagatttacttccactggtcAGTTCTTCTCGACCGAAGGGCCTAAACTCGGCATCCAgatgttttctgaaaaataaatatgattttatttcgttaatactaaatttggcgtttgttccttagttataaacaagctctggcatcttgggccctaggttttaatgaaagtgctctggttttgaaatgcaggatcagtcatggcagaccgcaactttggcgtgtttcttggacaaagtccacctgatgaacagcgccttctcaaccacagtgtgccatccactagtacaagcgtgaatactcactgggacaagcccacaggcaagcagattcaccagtgcacccactgcggcaacgtTTTCAAGCAGAGATCATACCTAGTGaagcacattcgcacccacacaggcgaccgcccgtatcattgcagtgactgtgatagcacattcgcttataaggacagcctggtcagacacctgcgcacgcatacgggtgatcgaccgtaccgttgtgaccactgtgacagcaaattttcagtaaagagcagtttgcacaatcacctgcgcacccatacgggtgatcgtccgtactgttgtgaccactgtggcagtgcatttgtagaaaggagccacctggtaaagcacgtccgcatccacactggtgagaagccataccagtgccaaatgtgccccatggcatttgcacaaaagggaacccttgtggcacacgtgcggtcccacaagggtgaaaagccattccagtgtgactcgtgctcaaaggcgttctcagttaagtggaagttaaaacaccacaaagagacaagacactaaaggaatagcattgttccatggtgcgctttggaacacgttttggtagctatcctgttggcaaccagataacagcatgctaGCTAAGTGACCTATGAGAAGTGATCTATCCTAACATGGTACTCGACTACTGTCCTGAAAcgtgcgggttcaatcccggctgcgacagccacatttcagtggaggcgaaatgttgaaggcatgtgtactgttcgatgtcggtGCAtctttaaaggaccccaggtggtcgacatcaccagagcccttaactacagcgtcgctctttgcgtgagtcgctttgggatgttaaactccataaaccaaatgataccctatgtccgtagttagttaaatttcaagcattaatttttaatgctgacactacactggcactgggctattccgtatcttctttcgGAACcgctagcctactatgcttccagacttatgtggactagaggaaattgtgacacatagggatgacatcacttcccattaaagaaaggttttcagtgataatgtatccaggatttatacctcgtgttctcagctttctgatgaagatcagaagaagaaaatctggccttattgtttattgagatttgttgccctaagcacacttgtgttactTAAATGTTTTATCGTTTTACAGATTCccattgcagcagctctatttgcataacgtcaaaagaaaacatgctgctgtgtgattttttcagtgcggcattctagttctagcagaatgtatgagagaagagaacaaaagattgcatggctagctttgttttttggttttaagAATTACTTTTTTTGAACCAAAAACATTGAAAGAGGTTCACTGCTCTGGTATCAGTTGtcagattgctctttctgtgctgcgtgcaaatggcatattttgtggaatatcgtggcctattttcagcctttttgttggagtagcagtagtgctggaattgtgctttgagttagcttcttcgtaaggcgtacatattacggaagctagccttgttgcattttcacaaggtgtttatgacaagaaggcttttgggtttgtcaccactgatgccagtgttgctgtaattgctttgattcatcataggctgttcagcCAATGCgtttgtagaaacaatcacttcgtAGCATCGAGAAGTCTTTCAGTTGTTTTCAGTtcacattttatttcttcttgtgagTATGAGTATTTTGTTGcacctgctgccaaaaagtggTCGCGACATTctggctgtttgcagtgcttaTTTCCTTTATTTGTGCTCTGTGCATCAAAACTCAAAAGCATTGatactctttggtttcccatctgtgtaggttttagccctccccatgatttgtggcatcactagctgcattattcagctctgtgcctgcaagattactactctgtgtggttgcattccttcactactgacacaacagtgaacaattgttttgttggttggcttggagaaagatgctttcattctttgcatcaggagtcatttacatgagttaggattggtaacaattggatgggcagcaattagaactgcctacttaaaaactattccccaaagtggttgcattactgttgtctgaaacacttgtggagaaacacagtgcggcatttctagagagcagctctaatcttgtttgacatgtatgctggtcataaaggttcatctggcataattgtctttcttttatcgggcaagtttagctcacagttgcgctgtattgtttgcaataaaaatggttatgtggctttttcttgctgtactgatgtttctccaccaggaaaaaaatgcatttattgccaagaaaattggatgaaaaatgttccctccacCTGATTCAATCTCGGGATATCAGGATCAAAACAGATCCGCCGTTTCTTTtcataagtgaatggcagtgtatcctcagcgatccacatgaaaaaaattttcttgatgcactgcatgtttgCTTGCGAAGACGGCTGCTAGTAGTGACACCTATTTTTCATGTCGGTAGAGTGTGGTGATATATCTATTTGGGTCGGCTTCAAATTCTCTTGTGTTTCCTTTTGGTGTactatttcttgttttcatcaaaatcaaatatttttcagcctcaatattatttttatgccTTAAGgaagacaatttgttagtttttgtGCGCAAAGCGCTGGGTGTTTATTGCGGAAATGTGGGAAATtgtatacaaagtgtcgtaattgaaaacAGCATCATAGATAAGCTGCGACTTGTAAAGTAAACATCCGAAGGGTCGTGGAcgtaatttctttttcaaaagtgcacattatgcttgacattgagagtaaacaaatcGTTTTACAACTGCCCGCAAAATATGTACTCAGAAAAATGGCAAATGGCTTCCTACCacactcactgttttgtgaaataatatttactgcattcactATGTGGCCCAAAcaatctagcttatttgtaacttgaaggattcgaaattcacctgaaacaaagaagtcaCTGTTAGATGCTGCCCACTCTCTGCAAAAGCTACGAGTTCGCTTTATACGACATCGTGCCCTTAACGTGTCGGaaggttaaagtgtattttagagcgagttgctattccactttgtagcagacagggataaaaaataggaaacggagagataccagatcattattgtggcactttatgcttcaccatttttctatgtttaagcatctcccatttctgcttgacaaaatttgaagAATGTTTCGGAAATTCCTCAATACTTTGTGAATTGATTCCCATTCAGTTTCAAATAATtactgtggaaaaatttattccctggacaaaaaaaatctggcaatgcttgcctgacatgctgagtacattgtgaccagtttcctacaatttttcaaatgattcacttcacatccttctagtcatcaccttaacactgtgtcatcttttgaggcgagatatgctattcacactattctttaagctaaatagaagatctggtcatttttttcgggtattggtgtggtattaaaggggctccgaaacgtcttccgaggagagcacattaactcgcttaaTGACTCCgctgcgttgccatgaaaacacGACCCAAATActgctcttctacacgcagcagacgacccacaatcacgcctaaaagttggcgagtccttcccggcgactttttcatcctagcaccctcctgcgtcccccgcatctgcgtagacaaggtgagaggtggccattggttagattcttgcagacattaggcagctacagtggccacggccaataagccgctttgctcctgtgtgtcgggaagcttcgctctcagaggggggtcggcgaaggagcgcctaccttccagcgtgcaaaaagtgacgagaggagggggaaaggcgccaaggtgctgaaattcgaattttaactacagataactcagcttctacaaagcgtatTTAAATATGTTTTGCTaaacactattcgtgaagtgaCGTGCTTCAATATCACATGCATACCACAACTTAATTAGAGCACCCTgcacagcccctttaatacttcTGTTTAGGTGAGCGGGTTCATTTCTAataaggtacgtacttgcgcgaagaggactggatgcaacgaagaaacacatttgacttgttttgctctgttcatgccgtacatgtttgttcatagtgtcctgtcttcctgctaGTATGTACCTTATTAGAGGTGGTGTGGTATGCGATAAAACACATATGCAAACTGccgcgatggctaagtggttGTGGCGTTTGGCTGCCAAGTGCAATGTTGCGAATTTAAATCCTGGCTACTGTGGCTACATTGTGACATAAGTTGAATACAAAGAAattatgtgctgtgtggtgtcggtGCACATCAAAGAAAACCAACGTAACAAATTATTGGAAACTAATAGgtaccatgttttggcagaaacgaAGCCTCACTGCTCCCCATCTCCCAAGTCTAGAGTTACAACCAGACACCTCCAAATGTTAGCTGCAGCCTAGGGCTGCTCTAGGCACAGATTTCTGACCATAGTATAAGCTGAGTAGTATGTTGAGAACAGTGCCTGTTTGCATATCTTTCTTGTCCagattctttcatatcttttgCTTCTTTATGTAATGAATGGTCTtgagttctttttatgtgttgtccaaagtgcagtcatatataaaggaagcatattaaCATAGCTTCTTTGGGCAttacagtttttattttacttccgctgcttttctctgttaattttgcagggtaatatcaacgagccaaggaatatatgctaccagaagatttttgctgaattaataaggtgcagtaaaagtaatacattctgtgcaatgatgaGCCATTGAATGGATGTATGTGTGGTGAACCATCCTTGATCTGGCTTCTGGTGATAAATGActtttagtttttggaaatgtcttgccttacttgtctttgttgttacagtaccatgcacatttctgataattttgtttattttctctgccgtttcttgtttttgctttagtcatgtCTGAGGCTTTATGATGAAGtatctctaccaaagctacagcaacagcttttattactgttcaagcagattttcggtgttgaactttaacctgttctgttttacctgctcttgagCGAAAGCCTTAAttggttgctaattcaaagtgcacatagaagtctgatgatattttttatgtgtataaCACTGATGACACTAGCTGGCtaaacagtatctgttgctacatgaGTTTGTCTGAAACCttgacgtcaattccatttttcggTTTGTGTTAATAGCACGTGTCTGCGGAATGAACTGTAGCGTCCTCATCTTTACCTGTAATTTTAAAAATTGTCCTTATCTTTAAGTGTAATTTTTAAGACGTTTGTGTCTCAGCATGGAAACTATGTTTACGTCTATTACTAAGTGTATGTTAGTTTGGTATGCGACgaggtatgaaccagctttgagatagGGTTTTGCACTCTTACGGTCTGCCGGTAACATGAGCTTTTTGCCAGCTGAAAT is a window encoding:
- the LOC144112603 gene encoding uncharacterized protein LOC144112603; amino-acid sequence: MADRNFGVFLGQSPPDEQRLLNHSVPSTSTSVNTHWDKPTGKQIHQCTHCGNVFKQRSYLVKHIRTHTGDRPYHCSDCDSTFAYKDSLVRHLRTHTGDRPYRCDHCDSKFSVKSSLHNHLRTHTGDRPYCCDHCGSAFVERSHLVKHVRIHTGEKPYQCQMCPMAFAQKGTLVAHVLPGSLGSRRSLRDG